In one window of Puniceicoccaceae bacterium DNA:
- a CDS encoding glycosyltransferase: MHWRHKMRIYWDVTKVSKNRVFSGLNRVSQRLRQALSEAGEEVIPVAWSLRNSTYLCFPSREPIHPTTRDVFVTPELFSEHERPGANAWVQRFKGRCFAVFHDAIPLKFPEFTWPKSVARHPFYLKDLAAYDGVLANSQHSCEELLAYWDWLGIQANATVSTIPLGADFSRDPRVLTSHPNSPILQLLMVGILEPRKNHDVVLSAMEILRTQGKAVQLSIVGRVNPHFGKPVLRRIETLIRRGLPIRFHRQVEDSELVRLYEQADLTLFPSRVEGNGLPVIESLWRGIPTIASSIPPHLEHASRGGGIRIVNPMDASHLAATLDQFIDQPETLADLKTQALQHDLPTWKDSARVTLDALRNRAQPRRTSSQT, encoded by the coding sequence ATGCACTGGCGGCACAAGATGCGTATCTATTGGGATGTCACGAAAGTCAGTAAAAACCGGGTGTTTTCGGGATTGAACCGTGTATCCCAGCGCCTGCGACAGGCGCTGTCGGAAGCGGGTGAAGAAGTGATACCAGTGGCCTGGTCGCTGCGAAATTCCACCTACCTGTGTTTTCCTTCGCGGGAGCCAATCCACCCCACGACACGAGATGTGTTTGTGACTCCCGAGCTGTTCAGCGAGCACGAGCGGCCCGGGGCGAATGCCTGGGTGCAACGCTTCAAAGGGCGTTGTTTTGCGGTTTTTCACGATGCCATTCCGCTGAAGTTTCCAGAGTTTACATGGCCCAAAAGTGTGGCGCGTCATCCCTTCTACCTGAAGGATCTGGCGGCATACGACGGAGTCCTTGCCAACTCTCAACACAGCTGCGAGGAGTTGCTGGCGTATTGGGACTGGCTGGGGATTCAAGCAAATGCAACTGTTAGCACCATCCCGCTGGGTGCTGATTTTTCACGCGATCCCAGGGTGCTGACTTCGCATCCAAACTCACCCATCCTGCAGTTGCTGATGGTGGGGATTCTCGAACCCCGAAAAAACCACGATGTCGTGCTCAGCGCGATGGAGATTTTGCGCACGCAGGGAAAAGCAGTGCAACTGTCGATTGTGGGACGTGTGAACCCCCACTTTGGCAAACCCGTGCTCAGGCGCATTGAGACCCTCATTCGGCGCGGGCTGCCCATCCGCTTTCACCGTCAGGTCGAGGATTCCGAGTTGGTGCGCCTCTACGAGCAGGCGGACCTCACGCTCTTTCCGTCCCGGGTTGAGGGGAATGGGCTACCTGTGATCGAGTCGCTCTGGCGAGGCATTCCGACCATTGCGAGTTCGATTCCTCCTCATCTCGAGCACGCGAGCAGGGGCGGAGGCATCCGCATTGTGAACCCAATGGATGCCAGCCACCTCGCGGCCACACTGGATCAGTTTATCGATCAACCGGAGACGTTGGCAGACTTGAAGACCCAAGCGCTGCAACACGACCTTCCAACCTGGAAAGACAGTGCGCGAGTGACCCTGGACGCTCTGCGAAATCGGGCGCAACCACGTCGAACTTCGTCGCAGACATGA